Proteins co-encoded in one Quercus robur chromosome 8, dhQueRobu3.1, whole genome shotgun sequence genomic window:
- the LOC126694419 gene encoding receptor-like protein EIX1, with protein sequence MYASLRLIALTRTIFLWLLTADSEVGCIESERHALLNFKQHLIDPSERLASWSWAATDVDCCHWIGVVCHNRTGHVLQLHLRTFFPTTTEDAQWEAQYEAYERSVFSGKINPSLLDLKHLIYLDLSFNDFYYTPIPKFLGSIGSLRYLNLSYAGFGGLIPHQLGNLSNLHYLNLGGSSYYNNLYVMNLQWLSALPLLQHLDLSSANLSKASDWLQEISKLPSFLEL encoded by the coding sequence ATGTACGCTTCTCTGAGATTAATAGCCCTTACTAGAACCATTTTCCTTTGGTTGCTCACTGCTGACTCTGAGGTTGGTTGCATCGAAAGCGAGCGACATGCCCTTCTCAACTTCAAGCAACATCTTATCGATCCTTCTGAGCGGCTTGCCTCTTGGTCTTGGGCTGCTACTGACGTGGATTGCTGTCATTGGATCGGTGTTGTCTGCCACAACCGCACCGGTCATGTCCTCCAACTCCATCTCAGAACCTTTTTTCCTACTACTACTGAAGATGCCCAATGGGAAGCTCAATATGAAGCTTATGAGAGGTCAGTGTTTAGCGGTAAGATAAATCCTTCTCTGCTTGATTTGAAGCATTTGATTTACTTGGACCTCAGCTTCAATGATTTCTATTATACTCCAATTCCCAAATTCCTCGGCTCAATAGGGAGTTTAAGATATCTTAATCTCTCCTATGCGGGATTTGGGGGATTGATTCCTCATCAACTTGGGAATCTCTCTAATTTGCACTATCTCAATCTTGGAGGTTCttcttattataataatttatatgtcATGAACCTTCAATGGCTCTCTGCTCTTCCTTTACTACAACACCTTGATTTGAGTTCTGCAAACCTTAGCAAAGCCTCTGATTGGCTACAAGAGATAAGCAAACTCCCTTCCTTTTTAGAGTTGTGA